A DNA window from Solanum lycopersicum chromosome 3, SLM_r2.1 contains the following coding sequences:
- the LOC138347495 gene encoding uncharacterized protein: MREEKVVEIINFCQGDMSAHEYSLKFTILSKYAPSLIFDPRDEMSCFVTEVSNDFQEEFHSAMLHDNMKISRLMVNAKHVEETRARRMSNDAKRERSFDGGSSKNRVEMQTKPRFKKHVSSQVPSKIPKASGDRVSNPKLKNGKCTNSLTEKTTCGKCRKKHYGDGLKGTDNCFGYEKSGHKVRDCPNVRSQDKGSSQSQVSGSNEAPKKNNLYTPCSKSEKETSPDMVTGMLQVLSTEVCELLDPDYNLPFATPLVDKKFDILPYILHEPFILSTLVCPNDLPGTPREQEIDFGIDLLPDTNIISIPPYWMALAELKKLKAQLKDLLDKGFIRPSISPWGTQFYL, translated from the exons atgagaGAGGAAAAAGTAGTGGAGATCATCAACTTTTGCCAAGGAGATATGAGTGCtcatgaatactctttgaaattcactataTTGTcgaaatatgctccttctttgattttcgatcctagagatgaaatgagttgCTTTGTGACGGAGGTGTCGAATGATTTTCAAGAGGAGTTTCATTCGGCTATGCTACACGACAACATGAAAATTTCTCGTCTTATGGTGAATGCCAAGCATGTAGAAGAGACAAGGGCTAGGAGGATGAGTAATGATGCTAAGAGGgaaagatcttttgatggaggttcttcaaagaatagggtTGAGATGCAAAccaagcctagatttaagaagcaCGTTTCAAGTCAAGTACCTTCCAAGATCCCAAaagctagtggtgatagggtgtctaaccctaaattgAAGAATGGAAAATGTACTAATTCACTAACCGAGAAGACAACTTGTGGGAAATGTAGgaagaagcactatggtgatGGCCTTAAGGGGACGGATAATTGTTTTGGTTATGAAAAGAGTGGGCACAAGGTGAGGGATTGCCCTAATGTGAGGAGTCAAGACAAAGGTAGTAGTCAATCTCAAGTAAGTGGTTCTAATGAGGCACCAAAGAAGAACAACTTGTATACTCCCTGCTCTAAGAGTGAGAAAGAGACTTCTCCTGAcatggtgaccggtatgttgcaAGTTTTATCTACTGAAGTATGTGAATTACTTGATCCTGACTATAATTTACCCTTTGCTACTCCTCTAGTagataaaaagtttgatattttaccttatattttgcatgaaccttttatactgtctactctg GTTTGtcctaatgaccttcccggTACTCCTCGTGAACAGGAAATTGATTTCGGTATTGATTTGCTACCAgatacaaatattatttcaattcctccttattggaTGGCTCTGGCCGAATTGAAaaagttgaaggctcaactcaaagatttactagacaaaggttttataagacctagtatttctccatggggtactcagttttatttgtga